From the genome of Vulpes lagopus strain Blue_001 chromosome 2, ASM1834538v1, whole genome shotgun sequence, one region includes:
- the SBK3 gene encoding uncharacterized serine/threonine-protein kinase SBK3 produces the protein MELREPKNPEDGDPEEDTATALQRLVELTATRVTPVRNLRVQYRLIRELGSGSYGRVLLARPRQGGSAVALKLLRRDSVLKSTFLREFCVGRCVSSHPGLLQTLAGPLQTPRHFAFAQEYAPYGDLSGMLQEQGLPELLVKRVMAQLAGALDFLHSRGLVHADVKPDNVLVFDPVCSRVALGDLGLTRPEGSATPAPPGPLPSAPPELCLLLPPDTLPLRPAMDSWGLGVLLFCTATACFPWDVALAPDPEFEAFAGWMTTRPQPLRPPPPWDQFAPPALALLQGLLDLDPETRSPPLAVLDFLGDDWGLERNREGSGGWGVTSSEDGEEEEEQEASLEEWTEEEEDDKDGRRMGTDRGSP, from the exons ATGGAGCTCAGGGAGCCCAAGAACCCTGAGGATGGGGACCCAGAG GAGGACACAGCTACGGCCCTCCAACGGCTTGTGGAGCTGACAGCCACCAGGGTGACCCCAGTGAGGAATCTGCGTGTCCAGTACCGCCTCATCCGAGAGCTCGGCTCTGGCTCCTATGGCCGCGTACTCCTTGCCCGGCCTCGCCAAGGAG GTTCTGCTGTGGCTCTGAAGCTCCTGCGTCGGGACTCGGTCCTGAAAAGTACCTTCCTGAGAGAGTTCTGTGTGGGCCGCTGTGTCTCATCACACCCAGGTTTACTCCAGACCCTGGCAGGACCCTTGCAGACCCCCCGACACTTCGCCTTTGCCCAGGAGTACGCACCATATGGGGACCTCAGCGGGATGCTCCAAGAACAG GGCCTCCCAGAGCTTCTGGTGAAGCGGGTGATGGCCCAGCTGGCTGGAGCCCTGGACTTTCTCCACAGCCGGGGGCTGGTCCATGCAGATGTCAAGCCAGACAACGTGCTGGTCTTTGACCCGGTCTGCAGCCGTGTGGCCCTAGGTGACCTGGGTCTGACCCGGCCCGAAGGGAGTGCAACCCCTGCACCACCAGGGCCactgccctctgcccccccagAGCTCTGCCTCCTGCTGCCACCTGATACCCTGCCCCTGCGACCAGCTATGgactcctggggcctgggggtgctTCTCTTCTGCACTGCCACTGCCTGTTTCCCTTGGGATGTAGCACTGGCCCCTGACCCTGAATTTGAGGCCTTTGCTGGCTGGATGACCACCAGACCCCAACCACTGCGACCACCCCCACCTTGGGACCAGTTtgcacccccagccctggcatTGCTCCAGGGGCTTCTAGACCTGGATCCTGAGACTAGGAGCCCCCCACTGGCTGTCCTGGACTTCTTGGGGGATGACTGGGGTttagagaggaacagagagggatctgggggctggggggttACATCTAGtgaagatggggaggaggaggaagagcaggaagCAAGCCTAGAGGAGtggacagaggaggaagaggatgacaAAGATGGCAGGAGGATGGGGACAGATAGGGGATCTCCCTGA
- the SBK2 gene encoding serine/threonine-protein kinase SBK2, producing the protein MPGRQSDEEQVEAGAAENVAEENLGGLTAEELRQGQEAALELEDMMALSAQTLVQAEVDELYQQVRPLGQGRFGRVLLVTHRQKGTTLALKQLPKASTSLRGFLYEFCVGLSLGTHSAIVAAYGIGIESADSYSFLTEPVLYGDLITFIQPKVGLPQQAVQRCAAQLASALEHIHSRGLVYRDIKPENVLVCDPACRQVKLTDFGHTRPRGTLLRLAGPPIPYTAPELCSPPPLPEGLPIQPALDAWALGVLLFCLLTGYFPWDQPLAEADPFYEDFLMWQASRQPEDRPQPWFGLTPVADSLLWGLLDPHPRKRCPVSSIRGYLGRPWRQREEEAEEGEEGGEEEDGELGGQPEPTFPVETQEGNWVGPTS; encoded by the exons ATGCCCGGCAGACAGTCAGATGAGGAACAGGTGGAAGCAGGGGCTGCTGAAAACGTGGCTGAGGAGAACCTAGGGGGCCTCACGGCAGAGGAGCTGCGGCAGGGCCAGGAGGCAGCCCTGGAGCTAGAGGACATGATGGCGCTAAGTGCCCAGACCCTGGTCCAAGCCGAGGTGGATGAGCTCTACCAGCAAGTTCGTCCCCTGGGCCAGGGCCGCTTTGGCCGGGTCCTGCTGGTCACCCATCGTCAGAAAG gcaCTACTCTGGCACTGAAGCAACTCCCAAAGGCCTCCACTTCTCTCCGTGGCTTCCTGTACGAGTTCTGCGTGGGCCTCTCATTGGGCACGCATTCAGCTATAGTAGCGGCCTACGGCATTGGCATCGAGTCAGCTGACTCCTACAGCTTCTTGACGGAGCCTGTCCTGTATGGGGACCTCATCACCTTCATCCAGCCCAAG GTGGGCCTCCCGCAGCAGGCAGTCCAGCGCTGTGCGGCCCAGCTGGCCTCAGCCCTGGAGCACATTCACTCCCGCGGCCTGGTGTACCGGGATATCAAGCCGGAGAACGTGCTGGTGTGTGACCCAGCCTGCCGGCAGGTCAAGCTCACCGACTTCGGCCACACAAGGCCCCGGGGGACGCTGCTGCGCCTGGCCGGGCCACCCATCCCCTACACGGCCCCTGAGctctgctccccccctcccctccccgaggGCCTGCCCATCCAACCCGCCCTGGACGCTTGGGCGCTGGGGGTCCTGCTCTTCTGCCTCCTCACTGGCTACTTCCCCTGGGACCAGCCCCTGGCTGAGGCCGACCCCTTCTACGAGGACTTCCTCATGTGGCAGGCGTCCCGCCAACCCGAGGACCGTCCTCAGCCCTGGTTCGGCCTGACGCCTGTGGCAGACAGTCTCCTCTGGGGGCTGCTGGACCCTCACCCCCGGAAGAGGTGCCCCGTGAGCTCTATTCGGGGCTACCTAGGGCGTCCCTGGAGGCAGCGGGAGGAGGAAGctgaagagggggaggaggggggcgaggaggaggatggagagttGGGGGGACAGCCCGAGCCCACCTTTCCTGTGGAGACTCAGGAAGGGAACTGGGTGGGCCCTACCTCCTGA